A genomic stretch from Prionailurus bengalensis isolate Pbe53 chromosome E2, Fcat_Pben_1.1_paternal_pri, whole genome shotgun sequence includes:
- the DBNDD1 gene encoding dysbindin domain-containing protein 1 isoform X2 has protein sequence MEPPEGAGPGEMVKEAEVPQAALGTLAHGTGDSCHSPTAEEEVGIPIPAPGLLQVTERRQPLSSVSSLEVHFDLLDLTELTDMSDQELAEVFADSDDESLASESPAGLHPLPRSGCLRSPSWTRTRAEQNREKQPLGDQERQPAIVDTFLTVERPKED, from the exons AAATGGTTAAGGAGGCTGAGGTGCCACAGGCAGCCCTGGGCACCCTGGCCCATGGGACAGGAGACAGCTGCCACTCGCCCACGGCCGAGGAGGAGGTGGGCATCCCGATACCAGCACCGGGGCTCCTGCAGGTCACAGAGAGGCGGC AGCCCCTGAGCAGCGTCTCCTCCCTGGAGGTGCACTTTGACCTCCTGGATCTCACTGAGCTGACAGACATGTCCGACCAGGAGCTGGCTGAGGTCTTTGCTGACTCGGACGACGAGAGCCTGGCCAGCGAGTCGCCAGCAG GCCTGCACCCACTACCCCGGTCTGGCTGTCTGCGCTCCCCCTCCTGGACGCGAACCAGGGCCGAGCAGAACCGAGAAAAGCAGCCACTTGGTGACCAGGAGCGCCAACCAGCAATTGTGGACACATTTCTCACCGTGGAAAGGCCCAAGGAGGACTAG
- the DBNDD1 gene encoding dysbindin domain-containing protein 1 isoform X1 — MEPPEGAGPGGNTIFVAEMVKEAEVPQAALGTLAHGTGDSCHSPTAEEEVGIPIPAPGLLQVTERRQPLSSVSSLEVHFDLLDLTELTDMSDQELAEVFADSDDESLASESPAGLHPLPRSGCLRSPSWTRTRAEQNREKQPLGDQERQPAIVDTFLTVERPKED; from the exons GTAACACCATCTTTGTTGCAGAAATGGTTAAGGAGGCTGAGGTGCCACAGGCAGCCCTGGGCACCCTGGCCCATGGGACAGGAGACAGCTGCCACTCGCCCACGGCCGAGGAGGAGGTGGGCATCCCGATACCAGCACCGGGGCTCCTGCAGGTCACAGAGAGGCGGC AGCCCCTGAGCAGCGTCTCCTCCCTGGAGGTGCACTTTGACCTCCTGGATCTCACTGAGCTGACAGACATGTCCGACCAGGAGCTGGCTGAGGTCTTTGCTGACTCGGACGACGAGAGCCTGGCCAGCGAGTCGCCAGCAG GCCTGCACCCACTACCCCGGTCTGGCTGTCTGCGCTCCCCCTCCTGGACGCGAACCAGGGCCGAGCAGAACCGAGAAAAGCAGCCACTTGGTGACCAGGAGCGCCAACCAGCAATTGTGGACACATTTCTCACCGTGGAAAGGCCCAAGGAGGACTAG